In a genomic window of Penaeus monodon isolate SGIC_2016 chromosome 27, NSTDA_Pmon_1, whole genome shotgun sequence:
- the LOC119590530 gene encoding innexin inx2-like has product MYNVLTLFPPQGWCSTYEWLWKGCEGGRLRSLSAGLCVPFLGKEMRLQKIQALAKYLHTSLHQHTTYAISYFVCEMLNLVFCFFNLWFIDMYLGGVFIDRGLSVMDLFRDSADAKEATSMTFPAASKCLFYKFGHSGAIETYDMICTLSQRAMYIKMFAFLWLYFVILSCFGGVMLLSYLVIFSSASVKSYLLRKQGNLSTDNVDALMTKLNTGDFFLLYLLSKNVEFHAFGILMEEFSGRVMGYKKAGTSTELGERATDISPV; this is encoded by the coding sequence ATGTACAATGTTCTAACCCTTTTTCCGCCTCAGGGATGGTGTTCTACATACGAATGGCTATGGAAGGGTTGTGAGGGAGGAAGGCTCCGGTCCCTCTCTGCCGGCCTCTGCGTTCCCTTTCTGGGCAAGGAGATGCGCCTGCAGAAGATCCAGGCCCTCGCTAAGTACCTCCACACCTCGCTCCATCAACACACCACTTACGCCATCAGCTACTTTGTCTGTGAAATGTTAAACCTGGTCTTCTGTTTCTTCAACTTGTGGTTCATAGACATGTATCTCGGCGGGGTGTTCATCGACCGCGGGTTAAGCGTCATGGACCTCTTTCGGGACAGCGCGGATGCAAAGGAAGCAACCAGCATGACTTTTCCAGCTGCCTCTAAGTGCCTGTTTTACAAGTTTGGCCATTCGGGTGCCATAGAAACATACGATATGATATGCACCCTGAGCCAAAGAGCTATGTATATAAAGATGTTCGCGTTCCTGTGGTTATACTTCGTCATTCTCTCTTGTTTTGGCGGGGTCATGTTGCTCTCGTATTTGGTAATCTTTTCTTCCGCCTCCGTGAAGTCCTACCTTTTGCGGAAACAGGGGAATCTGTCCACCGACAATGTTGATGCTCTTATGACGAAGCTCAACACTGGGGACTTCTTCCTCCTGTATCTTCTCAGCAAAAACGTGGAATTCCATGCCTTCGGTATCCTGATGGAGGAGTTTTCTGGCAGAGTTATGGGCTACAAGAAAGCGGGGACCTCTACAGAGCTAGGAGAGAGGGCCACGGACATCTCTCCTGTGTAA